Proteins from a genomic interval of Trichoderma breve strain T069 chromosome 2, whole genome shotgun sequence:
- a CDS encoding sodium/calcium exchanger protein domain-containing protein has product MKKASSDPDIATKGSDVQPVAYGLSDRPDTELRDLPPLNDNVATSNPNNNQTSNSRNGVAVSPLSPDAPSIVNKIPDVDFLKPASAKKRLSAPSSQDERQGSILGTKEAEANASTTPDTASFENDNDNGDEKKKRTFVEEFRRSFWLVLTHSWFNVLLVFVPLGIILANINGINSGIVFAMNCIAVIPLAGLLSFATESVARKMGDALGALLNVTFGNAVELIIFIIALVKNEIRIVQASLLGSILANLLLILGMGFFLGGLRFREQVYNSTVTQMSACLLSLSVISLVLPTAFHASFNDPNLADHESLKISRGTSVILLLVYVIYLLFQLKSHAYLYESTPQNIVDAESVPGPAAAWLDSSSSDSSSSDSSDSDDSSHSRDTVRRAMRKVLRHGRRRKSTSSFGTTTTSPQEESSETSSSRPQFPRLGSTETNEEAVEDEERSHHKHRRPSIRHMHKKYKKHRRHRRHRDAEGDAQQAITEQPEQNSQNPRGEGEPRRVDFAIPNDPVADSGNEASKRPFPALRVMSVKNLAPTVFVQKPEEDVLAAVGGPVPRVRYGIRRTNSLPDRLNHQIRPPGAMLPAQVPLTALTANGSEGEEDEEHLTQTAAIILLLVTTGLVAACAEFLIGSIEDVVATSSVGEIFIGLIVLPIVGNAAEHVTAVTVAMKNKMDLAIGVAIGSSIQIAIFVTPLVVILGWIMDKEMTLYFTLFETVCLFVSTFMVNFLVLDGRSNYLEGALLCAVYCIIGVVAFFYPSEADANSWGS; this is encoded by the exons ATGAAGAAAGCCTCATCCGACCCCGATATAGCTACCAAAGGCTCTGATGTACAGCCCGTAGCTTATGGACTCTCCGATCGGCCGGATACTGAGCTTCGCGACCTGCCGCCCTTGAACGACAACGTCGCAACATCCAATCCAAACAACAACCAGACCTCCAACAGCCGCAATGGCGTCGCCGTGTCTCCCCTCAGCCCCGATGCGCCCAGCATCGTCAACAAAATCCCAGATGTCGACTTTCTCAAGCCGGCATCCGCCAAGAAGCGCTTGTCAGCGCCATCCTCGCAAGATGAGAGGCAGGGGTCTATCTTAGGGACcaaggaagcagaagcaaacgCCTCCACGACCCCCGACACAGCTAGTTTCGAGAATGACAACGACAATGGtgacgaaaagaaaaagcgtACCTTTGTCGAGGAATTCCGTAGATCCTTCTGGCTGGTCCTCACCCACAGCTGGTTCAATGTCTTGCTGGTCTTTGTGCCGCTCGGCATCATTCTTGCCAACATCAATGGCATTAATAGTggcatcgtctttgccatgAACTGTATTGCCGTGATCCCCCTCGCGGGCCTTCTCAGCTTCGCGACCGAGTCCGTGGCCCGTAAGATGGGTGACGCCCTCGGTGCCTTGCTTAATGTGACGTTTGGCAACGCCGTGGAATtaatcatcttcatcattgccCTGGTCAAGAATGAAATCCGTATTGTCCAAGCGTCTCTCCTGGGTTCCATCCTGGCCAACCTGCTGCTCATCTTGGGcatgggcttcttccttggtgGACTACGCTTCCGAGAGCAGGTTTACAACAGCACTGTTACTCAGATGAGTGCCTGTCTTCTCAGTTTGAGTGTCATCAGTCTGGTCTTGCCT ACGGCTTTTCATGCCTCCTTTAACGATCCTAACTTGGCCGACCATGAATCGCTCAAGATTAGCCGCGGCACTAGCGTT ATTCTGTTACTGGTCTATGTCATCTATCTCCTGTTCCAGCTGAAATCGCACGCATATCTATATGAGTCAACTCCTCAGAATATCGTCGATGCTGAATCCGTTCCTGGTCCTGCCGCAGCTTGGCTGGACTCTTCAAGCTCTGATTCCAGCTCGTCTGATAGCTCGGATTCGGACGACTCTAGTCACTCTCGGGATACAGTTCGCCGTGCCATGAGGAAGGTTCTTCGTCATGGACGCAGAAGAAAGTC GACTTCGTCCTTTGGCACCACAACTACTAGTCCCCAGGAAGAGTCTTCAGAAACTTCGTCTTCCCGTCCACAGTTCCCCAGACTTGGGTCTACCGAGACGAACGAAGAGGCTgttgaggacgaagagaGGTCTCACCACAAGCACAGAAGGCCAAGTATTCGACACATGCACAAGAAGTACAAGAAGCACCGTCgtcaccgccgccatcgtgATGCAGAGGGCGATGCTCAGCAGGCAATCACTGAACAACCGGAACAGAATTCGCAGAATCCTCGCGGAGAAGGAGAACCTCGCCGTGTCGACTTTGCTATCCCCAACGATCCAGTTGCGGATAGTGGCAACGAGGCGTCTAAGCGGCCATTCCCTGCTCTACGCGTCATGTCTGTCAAGAACCTGGCACCCACTGTCTTTGTCCAGAAACCTGAAGAGGATGTCCTGGCTGCCGTGGGGGGCCCTGTCCCACGTGTTCGTTACGGCATTCGACGTACCAACTCCCTTCCCGATAGGCTCAACCATCAAATTCGACCTCCCGGCGCCATGTTGCCAGCCCAAGTGCCCCTGACCGCCTTGACAGCAAACGGCTCCGAAggggaggaagatgaagaacacCTCACCCAGACGGCTGCCATTATTCTTCTACTTGTTACAACCGGTCTTGTCGCGGCATGTGCTGAATTTCTCATTGGTTCCATCGAGGACGTCGTCGCCACGTCGAGCGTCGGCGAAATCTTTATTGGTCTCATCGTCCTGCCCATTGTGGGCAATGCGGCGGAGCACGTTACTGCGGTGACTGTGGCgatgaagaacaagatggATCTGGCTATTGGTGTTGCTATTGGCAGCTCCATTCAGATTGCCATCTTTGTCACGCCCTTggtcgtcatcttgggcTGGATTATGGACAAAGAAATGACACTGTACTTTACCCTCTTTGAGA
- a CDS encoding protein kinase domain-containing protein, whose amino-acid sequence MSSAALQTAPPHQPTALSSSLPTSNRQYTQTHSSPNREIHNAQSASTPPSSRRPPSRKSSGPGAAVASDTSAPVNSRIPTSATRAADQHSRADRLSTAPVAPPRTSSNNPAHSSDKMNNSPRRAQPDGSRIASRGDTNGAADQARSKRAQSYHMPQDSASAQPTSTRASHAAEAHSSIPIPIRTHQTATNSKPSREASESLNRVISNGEEANGRSAAYHNSSHHDDDPAAPPPVVSMNAGSEERRGGRSRHDHSRNNKATTKFGDFILGNTIGEGEFGKVKLGWKQDSNVQVAIKLIKRDTVGHNPSRLAKIKREVTILRGIHHPNIVRLIDMVETDRYIGIILEYASGGELFDYILNHRYLKDNSARRLFSQLVSGVGYLHKKGIVHRDLKLENLLLDRNRNIIITDFGFANTFDPHDELTEEEELNLSDREYVKRLGIDKVKPNGMRKGDLMQTSCGSPCYAAPELVVSDSLYTGRKVDVWSCGVILYAMLAGYLPFDDDPANPEGDNINLLYKYIVSTPLTFPEYVTPHARDLLRRILVPNPRKRADLFEVARHSWLSEYAHVVEFITSSTTSPSEVQSVSATGSDYAEAPMVTRSASVREAPKQKSPQSAVVGGLAKTHGKIDSPPETTQRTSKDAKRRTVQVEYVAPVTQTQRGGSEEMSRHQVRPTSRHHHETEDLSLDDRRPQSKRGPATAQTSGIPQPTRPVRDVRAATDNNYAIGVPVATARPRTGNSMQSATSLGLQSGGNYGQPVPPTIADTNVQGRIQQPSNANEDDTLGRTSTNVPPKFARMSGFHEPKSSDGKGHKRSNTIGEIGSKLLGRSGSMFGRKGKKTEQPNEKAKKYPPISMANSGMAAGEEPRSRPSIDSKASRRSFTLGLGKKASGSINGSQDSIDKKERRRFSLLPASFSLKSLGASKDYGSAHPSEQDLPIQNPRTADLGRIVTSHGGSTPFFDNAYDGQPLDAAVSTPPIQSQNHNLAPADRRPNAIPQYLQQGTHLNSSSETSVDMRQPPGGARQGPYQYGYTQSEGFDGRAIGTGRGVLQKSHKRFTDAYDQGDYRGHEGSSGAAKRVMDFFRRRGKARGGDER is encoded by the exons ATGTCGTCGGCTGCTCTCCAAACGGCCCCTCCTCACCAGCCAACCGCGTTGTCGTCTTCTCTGCCAACCTCCAACCGCCAGTACACGCAGACGCACTCTTCCCCCAATCGGGAAATCCACAATGCCCAGAGcgcatcaacaccaccatcgtcAAGGCGTCCTCCCTCTCGCAAGTCCAGCGGCCCAGGCGCCGCCGTTGCATCCGACACCAGCGCTCCAGTAAACTCCCGCATTCCCACCAGCGCGACTCGTGCGGCCGACCAGCACTCGAGGGCTGACCGCCTGTCGACTGCGCCCGTCGCCCCTCCACGAACCTCGTCCAACAATCCCGCCCACTCGAGCGACAAGATGAACAATTCACCGCGCCGTGCCCAGCCCGATGGCTCGCGGATCGCCTCTCGCGGTGACACAAACGGCGCCGCCGACCAGGCCAGGAGCAAGAGGGCTCAGAGTTACCACATGCCGCAGGATTCGGCCTCAGCCCAGCCCACCAGCACTCGGGCGAGCCATGCCGCCGAAGCTCATTCttccatccccatccccatccgCACTCATCAGACAGCAACAAACTCCAAGCCCTCGCGTGAGGCCAGCGAAAGCCTAAACCGGGTCATTTCCAACGGCGAAGAGGCAAACGGCCGAAGCGCCGCCTACCACAACTCATCCCACCACGACGACGATCCAGCGGCACCTCCCCCCGTTGTATCCATGAATGCAGGCTCCGAGGAGCGACGAGGTGGCCGAAGCCGACACGACCATAGTCGCAACAACAAGGCAACCACCAAGTTTGGCGACTTTATTCTGGGAAATACCATTGGTGAGGGAGAGTTTGGCAAAGTAAAGCTGGGATGGAAGCAGGATAGCAACGTGCAG GTTGCCATCAAACTTATTAAACGAGATACCGTTGGCCATAACCCGTCGCGGTTGGCCAAGATTAAGCGCGAAGTCACCATTCTCCGCGGCATTCACCACCCCAACATTGTGCGATTGATAGACATGGTTGAAACCGATAGATACATTGGCATTATTCTCGAGTATGCATCTGGAGGCGAGCTCTTTGATTACATCTTGAATCATCGTTATTTGAAAGACAACTCAGCGCgccgtctcttctcccagCTGGTCTCCGGAGTCGGCTACCTCCACAAGAAGGGCATTGTCCATCGTGACCTCAAGCTGGAAAACTTGCTCCTGGATCGCAACcgaaacatcatcatcaccgactTTGGCTTTGCCAACACATTTGACCCCCACGATGAGTTgactgaggaggaagagcttaATCTGTCGGACCGTGAATACGTCAAGAGGCTGGGTATCGACAAGGTGAAGCCCAACGGTATGCGCAAGGGCGATTTGATGCAGACGAGCTGTGGAAGCCCCTGCTATGCTGCGCCCGAGCTTGTGGTGAGCGATTCGCTGTATACTGGAAGAAAAGTTGATGTGTGGAGCTGCGGCGTCATTTTG TATGCCATGCTTGCTGGCTATCTACCCTTCGACGACGATCCTGCTAACCCAGAAGGCGATAATATCAACCTTCTGTACAAGTACATTGTCTCGACACCACTGACATTCCCCGAATACGTTACACCTCATGCTCGAGATCTCCTGAGGCGAATTCTCGTACCGAACCCGAGAAAGCGAGCTGATTTGTTCGAGGTGGCCCGCCACAGCTGGCTGAGCGAGTATGCTCACGTTGTCGAGTTCATCACAAGCTCAACCACTTCGCCATCCGAAGTCCAAAGCGTCAGCGCCACAGGCTCAGACTATGCCGAGGCTCCCATGGTTACGAGGAGCGCCTCTGTTCGCGAAGCGCCAAAGCAAAAGTCTCCCCAGTCCGCTGTCGTTGGTGGTCTGGCAAAGACACACGGCAAGATCGACTCCCCTCCCGAAACCACTCAGCGCACTTCCAAGGACGCCAAGCGCCGTACCGTCCAGGTCGAATACGTTGCGCCCGTCACTCAGACGCAACGTGGTGGCTCCGAGGAAATGTCCAGGCATCAGGTTCGGCCAACTTCTCGACACCACCACGAGACAGAAGATTTGTCGCTGGACGACAGACGACCACAGTCAAAGAGAGGGCCAGCTACGGCGCAGACAAGCGGAATTCCTCAGCCAACACGCCCCGTGCGGGACGTTCGTGCGGCTACCGACAACAATTATGCCATTGGTGTCCCCGTGGCGACCGCTCGTCCCCGTACTGGCAACTCTATGCAGTCTGCCACTTCTCTTGGCTTACAGTCTGGAGGCAACTATGGTCAACCTGTCCCTCCTACCATCGCAGACACCAACGTCCAAGGCCGTATTCAGCAGCCTTCCAATGCGAATGAGGATGATACCCTAGGGCGAACGAGCACCAACGTTCCACCCAAGTTTGCGCGGATGTCAGGCTTTCATGAGCCTAAGAGCAGTGATGGAAAGGGACACAAGAGATCCAACACGATAGGAGAAATCGGCTCCAAGCTTTTGGGCCGCAGCGGATCAATGTTTGGGcgcaagggaaagaagacgGAGCAGCCCAacgaaaaggccaagaagtATCCCCCCATCAGCATGGCCAATTCGGGCATGGCTGCGGGAGAGGAGCCTCGCTCGCGACCTTCGATCGATTCCAAGGCATCTCGTCGTTCCTTTActcttggccttggaaaGAAAGCgagcggcagcatcaacgGCTCCCAGGATTCCATCGATAAAAAGGAGCGCCGACGCTTCTCGCTTCTTCccgcctccttctctctcaagTCTCTTGGTGCTTCTAAGGATTATGGAAGCGCCCATCCTTCCGAGCAAGACTTGCCCATTCAAAACCCTCGCACTGCTGACCTAGGACGAATCGTCACATCCCACGGAGGCAGCACACCTTTCTTCGACAACGCCTACGATGGCCAGCCTCTGGATGCGGCTGTGTCTACTCCGCCTATCCAGAGCCAGAATCACAACCTAGCCCCTGCGGACAGGCGACCAAATGCGATTCCCCAATATCTGCAACAGGGTACGCATCTCAACAGTTCTTCCGAGACTTCGGTCGACATGCGCCAACCTCCCGGGGGAGCTCGGCAGGGACCGTACCAGTACGGATACACTCAGTCCGAAGGCTTTGACGGGCGAGCAATTGGTACTGGCAGAGGAGTGCTGCAAAAGAGCCATAAGCGATTCACGGATGCCTACGATCAGGGAGACTATCGTGGCCACGAGGGAAGTAGCGGAGCTGCTAAGCGTGTCATGGACTTTTTCAGGAGACGAGGCAAAGCCCGAGGCGGAGATGAGCGATAA
- a CDS encoding GWT1 domain-containing protein, translating into MSNAGSYKQRKEDFVSNLTGGSVSEIGYVTLVAPAAVLLWSVLQARQSFFKPYSVLGFVVDFSLTVGTFLLATTLYSDSPVLLNLLLLAPAFLIWLLPSSTGGSKKKPRLPPNAQSKVAAGPLPALSIKPFLTTYRGYMMITTVVAILAVDFRLFPRRFAKVETWGTSLMDMGVGSFVFSAGIVAARPVLKERASGRRVPLGTRLLQSIRHSIPLLVLGFIRLLSVKGLEYAEHVSEYGVHWNFFFTLGFLPPFVAIFQAIFDIIPSHAALALLLVGTYQALLENTALKGFVLTAPRVDLISMNREGIFSFIGYLAIFLAGQDLGKFIIPRNITSSSNSTAGMQRNTLLMTIAVWAGIWTVLYTIVTSYNYGLGLTVSRRLANLPYVLWVAAFNCWQILAFCVIDTIFFPAFYNAADARSEKEAYEASTSFVLKAYNRNGLAVFLIANLLTGLVNMTIPTLDATPVVAMGVLLAYTATVTGVAVLLDIYDISIKL; encoded by the exons ATGTCTAATGCGGGGAGCTACAAGCAGCGCAAAGAAGACTTCGTGTCCAATTTGACGGGAGGCTCCGTCTCGGAGATCGGCTATGTGACTCTCGTCGCGCCC GCAGCCGTTCTTCTGTGGTCTGTACTCCAGGCCCGGCAGTCATTCTTCAAGCCGTACTCAGTCCTTGGATTTGTCGTCGACTTCTCCCTCACCGTCGGCACTTTCCTGCTGGCCACTACCCTCTATTCTGACTCGCCAGTCTTGTTgaatctgcttctgctggcgCCGGCCTTTTTGATATGGCTTCTGCCTTCATCCACCGGGGgctcaaagaagaaaccCAGGCTTCCGCCAAATGCCCAGTCCAAGGTTGCCGCAGGGCCTCTTCCGGCTCTTAGCATCAAGCCCTTTCTCACTACTTATCGCGGCTACATGATGATCACCACCGTCGTTGCCATTCTTGCCGTGGATTTCCGGCTCTTCCCACGGCGGTTTGCCAAGGTGGAAACCTGGGGCACGTCCCTCATGGATATGGGCGTTGGTTCGTTTGTCTTCTCCGCCGGCATTGTTGCAGCTCGTCCGGTTCTCAAAGAACGAGCCTCGGGTCGCCGAGTCCCGCTGGGCACTCGCCTACTGCAGTCGATACGTCATTCCATCCCACTCCTGGTTCTCGGCTTCATTCGCCTTCTCAGCGTCAAAGGGCTCGAGTATGCCGAGCATGTCTCTGAATATGGTGTCCATTGGAACTTTTTCTTCACCCTTGGGTTCCTTCCCCCATTTGTGGCCATCTTCCAGGCCATCTTTGATATTATTCCCTCGCACGCCGCACtcgctctgcttcttgtGGGAACATACCAAGCTCTGCTTGAGAATACGGCTCTCAAAGGATTTGTTCTTACAGCTCCAAGAGTCgatctcatctccatgaaCCGGGAAGGTATCTTTAGCTTCATCGGCTATCTTGCCATCTTTCTTGCCGGGCAAGATCTCGGCAAATTCATCATCCCCCGGAACATTACATCAAGCAGCAATTCGACCGCGGGCATGCAGAGGAATACTCTTCTCATGACGATAGCGGTCTGGGCCGGTATCTGGACCGTGCTGTACACCATTGTTACCAGCTACAACTATGGGCTTGGTTTGACCGTCTCGCGCCGGCTGGCCAACCTACCCTATGTTCTCTGGGTGGCGGCGTTCAACTGCTGGCAAATCCTAGCCTTTTGTGTCATTGataccatcttcttccccgcATTCTACAACGCCGCGGACGCTCGATCCGAGAAGGAGGCGTATGAAGCGTCCACGAGCTTTGTGTTGAAGGCGTATAATCGCAACGGCCTGGCAGTTTTTCTCATTGCCAACTTGCTGACGGGTCTGGTCAATATGACAATCCCAACATTGGATGCGACACCGGTTGTGGCAATGGGAGTTCTCTTGGCTTACACGGCAACCGTCACAGGTGTTGCGGTACTACTAGATATCTACGACATATCGATCAAGCTATAA